Proteins from one Phocoena phocoena chromosome 7, mPhoPho1.1, whole genome shotgun sequence genomic window:
- the CDCA7 gene encoding cell division cycle-associated protein 7 isoform X2: MDARRVPQKDRRAKKNFKKFRYVKLISMETSSSSDDSCDSFASDNFANTRLQADHAGCRTRSQCRSSGPLRVAMKFPTRNTRGAANERAVPSEPSENSVTDCNSDSEDESGMNFLEKRALNIQQNKAMLAKLMSELESFPGSFPGRRSLPGSSSRPKTPRRRTFPGVSCRRNPERRARPLTRSRSRVLGSHSAPPTEDEEEDEEEEDKYMLVRKRKPVAGYMNEDDMPRSRRPGSMALPHIIRPVDEITEEELDNICSNSREKIYNRSLGTTCHQCRQKTMDTKTNCRNPECWGVRGQFCGPCLRNRYGEEVRDALLDPSWHCPPCRGICNCSFCRQRDGRCATGVLVYLAKYHGFGNVHAYLKSLKQEFEMQA, encoded by the exons ATGGACGCTCGCCGCGTGCCG CAAAAGGATCGCAGAGCAAAGAAGAACTTCAAGAAATTCAGATATGTGAAGTTGATTTCCATGGAAACCTCGTCATCCTCTGATGACAGttgtgacagctttgcttctgaTAATTTTGCAAACACA AGGCTGCAGGCAGACCACGCCGGCTGTCGGACCCGCAGTCAGTGCAGAAGTTCCGGACCTCTCCGGGTAGCCATGAAGTTTCCAACTCGAAACACCAGGGGAGCCGCCAACGAGAGAGCAGTGCCCTCCGAACCCTCAGAGAATTCTGTGACCGATTGCAATTCTGATTCAGAAGATGAAAGTGGCATGAATTTTTTGGAGAAAAGGGCTTTAAATATACAGCAAAACAAAGCAATG CTTGCAAAACTAATGTCAGAATTAGAAAGCTTTCCTGGCTCCTTCCCTGGAAGGCGTTCCCTGCCTGGCTCCAGTTCA CGTCCAAAGACACCCCGAAGGCGCACATTCCCAGGTGTCTCCTGCAGGAGAAACCCTGAGCGGAGAGCTCGTCCTCTCACCAGGTCGAGGTCTCGGGTCCTTGGGTCACACAGTGCCCCGCCCACGGAGGAtgaggaggaggacgaggaggaagAGGATAAGTACATGTTGGTGAGAAAGAGGAAGCCCGTGGCTGGCTACATGAAC GAAGATGACATGCCCCGAAGTCGTCGCCCCGGATCCATGGCCCTTCCCCATATAATTCGCCCAGTGGACGAAATCACGGAGGAAGAATTGGACAACATCTGCAGCAACTCTCGAGAGAAGATCTATAACCGTTCGTTG GGAACGACTTGTCATCAGTGCCGCCAGAAAACTATGGATACCAAGACAAACTGCAGAAACCCAGAGTGCTGGGGCGTTCGAGGCCAGTTCTGCGGGCCCTGCCTTCGAAACCGTTACGGTGAAGAAGTCAGGGATGCCCTGCTAGACCCA AGCTGGCACTGCCCACCGTGTCGCGGGATCTGCAACTGCAGCTTCTGTCGGCAGAGAGACGGGCGGTGTGCAACTGGGGTGCTCGTGTACTTAGCCAAGTACCACGGCTTCGGGAACGTGCATGCTTACTTGAAAAG TCTAAAACAGGAGTTTGAAATGCAAGCATAA
- the CDCA7 gene encoding cell division cycle-associated protein 7 isoform X1 — MDARRVPQKDRRAKKNFKKFRYVKLISMETSSSSDDSCDSFASDNFANTKPKFRSDISEELANVFYEDSDNESFCGFSESEVQDVLDHCGFLQKPRPDVTNELASIFHADSDDESFCGFSESEIQDGMRLQADHAGCRTRSQCRSSGPLRVAMKFPTRNTRGAANERAVPSEPSENSVTDCNSDSEDESGMNFLEKRALNIQQNKAMLAKLMSELESFPGSFPGRRSLPGSSSRPKTPRRRTFPGVSCRRNPERRARPLTRSRSRVLGSHSAPPTEDEEEDEEEEDKYMLVRKRKPVAGYMNEDDMPRSRRPGSMALPHIIRPVDEITEEELDNICSNSREKIYNRSLGTTCHQCRQKTMDTKTNCRNPECWGVRGQFCGPCLRNRYGEEVRDALLDPSWHCPPCRGICNCSFCRQRDGRCATGVLVYLAKYHGFGNVHAYLKSLKQEFEMQA, encoded by the exons ATGGACGCTCGCCGCGTGCCG CAAAAGGATCGCAGAGCAAAGAAGAACTTCAAGAAATTCAGATATGTGAAGTTGATTTCCATGGAAACCTCGTCATCCTCTGATGACAGttgtgacagctttgcttctgaTAATTTTGCAAACACA aaaccTAAATTCAGGTCAGATATCAGTGAAGAACTGGCAAATGTTTTTTATGAGGACTCTGATAATGAATCTTTCTGCGGCTTTTCAGAAAGTGAGGTGCAAGATGTGTTAGACCATTGTGGATTTTTACAGAAACCAAGGCCAGATGTCACTAACGAACTGGCCAGTATTTTTCATGCCGACTCTGATGATGAATCGTTTTGCGGTTTCTCAGAGAGTGAGATACAAGATGGAATG AGGCTGCAGGCAGACCACGCCGGCTGTCGGACCCGCAGTCAGTGCAGAAGTTCCGGACCTCTCCGGGTAGCCATGAAGTTTCCAACTCGAAACACCAGGGGAGCCGCCAACGAGAGAGCAGTGCCCTCCGAACCCTCAGAGAATTCTGTGACCGATTGCAATTCTGATTCAGAAGATGAAAGTGGCATGAATTTTTTGGAGAAAAGGGCTTTAAATATACAGCAAAACAAAGCAATG CTTGCAAAACTAATGTCAGAATTAGAAAGCTTTCCTGGCTCCTTCCCTGGAAGGCGTTCCCTGCCTGGCTCCAGTTCA CGTCCAAAGACACCCCGAAGGCGCACATTCCCAGGTGTCTCCTGCAGGAGAAACCCTGAGCGGAGAGCTCGTCCTCTCACCAGGTCGAGGTCTCGGGTCCTTGGGTCACACAGTGCCCCGCCCACGGAGGAtgaggaggaggacgaggaggaagAGGATAAGTACATGTTGGTGAGAAAGAGGAAGCCCGTGGCTGGCTACATGAAC GAAGATGACATGCCCCGAAGTCGTCGCCCCGGATCCATGGCCCTTCCCCATATAATTCGCCCAGTGGACGAAATCACGGAGGAAGAATTGGACAACATCTGCAGCAACTCTCGAGAGAAGATCTATAACCGTTCGTTG GGAACGACTTGTCATCAGTGCCGCCAGAAAACTATGGATACCAAGACAAACTGCAGAAACCCAGAGTGCTGGGGCGTTCGAGGCCAGTTCTGCGGGCCCTGCCTTCGAAACCGTTACGGTGAAGAAGTCAGGGATGCCCTGCTAGACCCA AGCTGGCACTGCCCACCGTGTCGCGGGATCTGCAACTGCAGCTTCTGTCGGCAGAGAGACGGGCGGTGTGCAACTGGGGTGCTCGTGTACTTAGCCAAGTACCACGGCTTCGGGAACGTGCATGCTTACTTGAAAAG TCTAAAACAGGAGTTTGAAATGCAAGCATAA